TAAAATTTTAGCTTCTAACCATTACTAAAAACTCAAACTGGAGCAATCCACAAGCTAAAAACAACACGATCAATCAAAATCCTTAAACCCCACCGCTCAAAAATTCAAATACAAGAAAACCCAGAAACcaaattcaagaaaagaatCGAAAATCAATATGAAGGCGCAAATAAAGCTGAAAATTCACCTCTTCAACAGCACCCTTTTGCCTCGCAGAAGCAATGAAATGTTTGCTACCACCGGCAGAAGCCATACTCATAAACTGTAACCAAACTGAAACTCCTAGTCCTAGTGCCCTCCTACGAGGAGTTCTAAATCCACTGTTCCAATTTCTCTGTGCTTTTGTTGTAGCAAGACGAGAACAAGAAGGATAAACAGTAGCAAGAATAGGTAGCCTCTGCTGCAGATTGAGACACATAAGATTGGCCATCTTTGACATTTCTCAtacataatatattatatatgtttGTATCTATATGTTGTGATAAATAACGATGATGGGTTATGGTTCTATCGCTTGTTACCGTCGGATGATTTTCTGATGATGGGCTTGCGCCGTTTGTATGGTTTACATTCGCCACTCGGTTTTGCTTGTGTGATGGAGGAGCAGTTTGCGTGGCGGCTTTCTGCGTCCCTTTCATAAATGTTTgtggtttattttttttttatttcataatttatatttatatttatacttaAATTGATAAAAACACTAAAATTGCCCTTGAAATGCTCTAgtggtaaaaatattaaattttattttttatttaaatttacttttaaattatcataaaaaggaaaaataagtttaaataaGGATAAATCTACTCAAAACAGTATAATTCATGCTCTAAATTACTGTAGATTTATTTACTGATAATTTAaaggtaaattaaaaaaaataaaataaatttttggttTAACCGATTTAAAttctctaaaaataaataagaattatGAAAGAGGAGATCactttttattatcattttccttaaaagataaaatttattgcAGATATTATAAAGATAAAACTATCAAGCAAACTCTTTTAAACTCAAAAGATGAGCTCTCAATTAATCAATTTTACTTTATTAGTACTGAAACTGTTCTCCATAGTTAAAAAGATCTAATTTCGAATCcccaatcaaataaaaaaaaaagctaccATATTTCTAACGTGATTAATATATAGAAAAATACAATTTTGTAAACTTGATGTTAGAAGGATGTCATGGATGATTCCCTTGATGATCATGTAGTTTAACAAACAAAATTAAAACTCAAGGACTTCTTAATGTAAATGTAAAATATAAGAACAAAATAAAAAGGTGGTAAATATCATTCCACTAAGAGTGTTTCTGTTTTCAAATATGAATGTGATGCAAGCTGGGCAATGCCAACCTTCCAAGTATCAGAACACAAAGATTATTTTTGCAACTGCTTAATGATTGCATAACATAAGGGAGGATATAAAAGAGAGATCATTGAACCCCAAACATATGAAAACAGAAACCCAATTAATCTCATTACTCTAGCTATCTAAAGGCTAAATGTTAAAGCACTTTCTTTATTCTACATCTCCACGAACAGGAGAACAGGGGACCTGGATATGATGACATAAGATATCTTTGAATATATTaactatttctttattttccgaTCATCTGACTTATTGTATTTAAAGCACGAATCTACTCTAATGATACTGTTGTTCCATACCATTACAGAGGAAGATTCAGATAAAATATACAGTTCACCATGCATTATGCATAGAATTTAATGGATGCTATGATTTGTTACCTGCAAAGCGAAGGTGATATTTTCGGGTTTATGGAAACACCATccatcttcaaaaacaaaatatATCAATGGGATCTTCCTGTTCAATTATGCATTGTGCTACCAAAAGCATCAGCACCATGACAAGGTTGTTCTAATTACATTTTTCAAGCAATGGCAAATATTTGAGTGATAAAATCTATCAAAATCTGCGCCACTTCCATGATGGAGAGATGATGTTGGGGTGGAGGGAGGGGGAATGAATGGAACTCCAGAACAAGTAAAATGATTGTGATGGTTTTCACTGATTGGGTGGCAGAGTCTCCCCTCTAAGCACCTTCCATGGACCAGAGTAAAACTTTGGCTTCATGAGAGGCACTGCTTCGCCTGGATGATCTTCCCAGTACTTCTCCTGCACAATAGCATGACAACAATTCTTCAATTAGATTCTCAGAAGCTTGCAGCCCCAAACAAGGAACACAAGAACTCCAATGACCTTTAGATCATCAAGATTAAACAAAATACCAGATAGTTGGATTATGTGACAGAAATGATTTTTTGCATCCTATATGCAGCTAGATAAGAAGAGGTGGTTGATGAAAGCTCACAAAAGCACGATAAAACCATGAAGATGGAAAAGAGATTACGAAGAAGACACTAATAACTCAAGAATAATGTGATCGACCAGCAAGTTTTTGCAGTCATAGACAACATTCATTAGAGTTCTTAACAACCACAGCATAACAAAAcagcaatttaaaaaaattattaaaaaaaaatcattttattacTATTTTGCTACACCTTCATGTCCATTTTCCTATGATTACCTAGTCGATAGAATTTGTGAAAATCAATGAAGCAGGACAGGAAGAGACAACCACTCCATCGCATATCCTCTCATGTTCAATTATTAGCTTTAGAACCCATATAACAAATTTAGCTCCATCCTTTTCTACCAGTGTGTCTCACAAAAACCCTGGATCTAATACTAAGCAAATAATTCTAATAGCCAAAGCCAGAATTGAAACAGAGCATCAAAAGACTGAAAAAGCTGAGGGGAAAATTGTAGAGGAAAGTGATGGAATCTTACCTTATAGAGTTGCTCAGTGATGGCAGAGCCAATGACCCCAGTGTAGAAAGCGGCTATGTATATAGTAACCAGAGGAGTAAAGGATTTGGGTTTCTTGTATGGCTCCATCATATCCCAAAGAATCGTTCTTTCCCACTTGGTGTATACATAGTCAGAATATTTTCTCCATAGGTAGCTTGCCATTTCTGCTCCTCTGCTACCTTTTCGTGCTCATCTGCGAATTGAGTACTCACTGTTTGTAAAGTAGTTAAAAATTCAGCCAACAGAGTATTTTAACTTTCAATCACAGATTTTATTTGCCTTAACCCTTCCCCCTCTTACTAATTCTGTAAGACTACAGAATGTTCTTGTAAATTATGGCCAATCCAGGTATATAAGCAATAATTTCAAATCCGGAGGTTAATCGTACTCTGGCAACTTTACAATTACAATCATCAGCACATTTATACAAATCTTAGCATTTTCCATAATTTTTCAGGAGTCTCACATTAACgtttgaataaataaattttataaacccATTTCAATAATCTAAAACAACTCTCAATTCATTCGCAATAGTCTATTTTTTCAAcaaatctaaaaataaatttcacaaaTACAACTCCCAGCGCAttcacataaaccttaacatttCCACAAATTTCGGAAAAATACATCAATAGATCTCACAAATCTTAGAAATTACACATCTGAAACCACAATCTCAAAACCCATTCAAACCTGCAGTGACTGAGGACGTAGAAGCGAGGATCAGCAGCGGCGTGATTGAGGACGAGGACCAGCGGCGAGGAGCAGCACCCGACGGCAGAAGGAATGGACCAGCGGATGCAGCGATGAAGACCGGAGGGAGCGGCGGAGGAGAGAGAAGAAGTAACCAAGACCAGCGGACGCAGGAACGACGTTGACAGCGTGAAGAGCAGACGGACGATCGGCGGGAGGCGCGCGTCTGTACCAGAGGGAGAGGCGGGGGAGGGGCGGGAACGGGCGGCTGTGTTGAAAGGTTAAGAGAGAAGTGTTAGGATGAGGATTTAATGGACATTTTAATTAacattttcataatttatattatttaaagtattttatataatatgggtattaattttgtatttagGTTATAGTTCTTTTTAATGACAAATAATAtagtatatattattaaaatatttaatacaacCTGTATAGTAATTTATAATAAGAATATCTTAATTTtgtcttttaaattattattttttaaaacaaataataataatattaagaaaatattaaaactatttaATTACTTCAACGATTATCTCATTCAAtatcttttttctctttattttttttttataaatatttctcATTTTTGTGTAAACTTATTCCGTAAATTCATTCATGAATCTATTCATAAATTTTCCAAATCTGTTtataaatctatttataaatttaaaaataaatcaagctCACAAATTGAATATTGAAACTCATTCGtaattcttttctttgtttaatgagcttaaaaattaaattcattttaaaaaacgAAATCgagtttaatcaaaattttatgaaCCTTAGCCTTGAAAAACTCACAAATCACTTAGTTTATACCTCTACAATAAGGATAACAACTTTTGCTACTTTCGCTTGGACACTTGAAAAAATTGGAAATATACAGATAAACAATGGATACCTAAAAACTGAGATTCATTAGGCAAGTAACATTCAGCATTACTCGTGTTCTATAGACAAAAGCTTAAATTAAGAGCAATATGTTCATGCTGATCCTGCTGGCTTGTCCTGTGGAGTTGACACAGATTCAAGAGTAAGTTCACCAACTCCTTTCGGCGGATCAATGCTGCATTGGGCTGCGCTATGAATTGCAATGGCGTCTTTTATTTTCTGAAACTGCAGAAAGTTTGGAGAAGAACCACACGCAAATAACAGTCAAGATCaagtaaacataaactgatGATCTTATCTAACTGTAGTCAATTAATTGAAATCCTAGTTTCCTTTTTGAAATGCATTCAACATATGCTATTACAGATTTCTCAGAatgggaaaaaaagaaaaagccttTTTGATTTTCCCACTACATGGATTTTAATGCTCTTTCAAATTCAGCAATAGGAGCTTGCCTCTTCCAAGggtttcaaattttcaatttaattaggcATTCTCAGATGATCATATAGATTCTGACAATTCATTCAATCTCTACAAACTGGTTTAACACCTCCTTCAGTTCAAGGGGATAAAATAAAGACTGGAGAAAGGGAGAAGATTTTACACTCTCTGGCGGACGAACAAGGAGAAGTGCTGTTTCTGGGGTTTAAAAACAGGTTTTGAAAATTGACGAATGAAGATGAGCAtcaaatgttaaaaaaaatattttaaagaaatagcAGCAGAGAATGCGAACCTTTGCAAGCGAACACGAAAAGGATTCCAGTTGTCCGTGTGCACCACGATAGAAGTGGAAGTAAGGAAGAACTTTAACATTCAAACTTTTGCACATAGGCTTGTTTTCATCAAAATTCACTTTAAGGAATAATATATCGGGATGTTCTTCAGCTGTCCTGCAGAGCTGTCCAATACATCACAAGAATGAAAATCAGCAAGACACAGCACTTTCAGACAgaacaaaatattttaactgTTTGCCTACATTTCTCTTCACAAATACCACTTCCTGTTTAGGTTTCTGGAAACAAAATCACACGATAATAAAATGCCAAAATGaaccataaaatatataaacaagATCCCATGATATCCTGAACCACATTCAATCTGTTTCATATTAACATTAACTCTCGGAGGTCCGAGCTTCTTAATTTTAACGCTACAAACAAATAACAGAAAGAAAACCAAAGATGCCTTTCTAATTCCATCCAAAACCACCCACTCAATTTGAATAAACAAAAGGTAATGAAAGTGAATAAAGCTCTAAAGAATTGgaatagaaagaaaaagaacaatGCAGTGGCTATCGTCAACACTTCTAGAATTTTCAAATACATCATGCAACTCTGGCTAGATAGTGGACAGCCATGGTGGACAGGCCAAATATTCTAATTTACTTCTTTTAAGGTATTTACTCACAAGGGACGAATTCACATGCATGCGTCACCATTAATAAAACCTCATAATCTCTGTTATACAAACTTTCCACCTAAAACTTGGTAATTCACTTAACTATACATCGTTGCATATTCAAAGATGAATGAGAAATGGTGCCTTTCATTCTGACAAGATAGGAAACACAATAatagattattaaaaaaaaaaaaaaggaaaagctctctaTCCTTTTGGGTATTAATGCATGAAATACATAAAAGGGATggataataatagaaaaataaagaatgaaATGCCATATAATAAAGCAAGTTACCTTGGGAAATAATGCTCTGCAAGAAGCACACCAAGTCCCATAAAATTCAACAATAACCAATCTGTCTCCTGCTCGACTTAAGGCACCCAAAAATTCTTGTGTAGAATGAATGTCAATCATATTTGGTCCTACATTCTTTTCCCACCATTTTGGCTGGTCGGTTTCAGCAATGGTTGCATGTACCTCCATAAAGTATTGAAGTTTAAGGATTATTAGCTATAGCTCACATGGAAATCAaccaatataaattttataaaccaCGACGCAGAacataataaaagaataattttatataatatcctGCAATTCATGTGAACTTTAGAAAGCAACAGCCTAATTAACATTTGTGCATATCAGTAAAATCATTGTCTCAAAACCTTTGTTCACGCCAAGTTAAGGATCAAGCAAAAGAAATTCACTGAAATATTCACCAACTAaaacaatttgttaattatgtgGCTTGAATTATGGATATATTTTCTTATGAGTCAAATTGTGACACAATCTAAAAAGTCCGCATTGCGACTCCAATTGGAGAAATAAGATAACGTATAAATAATTGTGTTTTTTCCTTGTCCTAAGTTAATGTGAGATTCTGGAAAACACATTGGAGTTAGGATTTGAGAGCTCCGAGAGTATAACGCTTTTTCATTATAATGGAACTTTATCTCTACCTTGCCTGCGGACATAAATCTTGTAGTCGAATCATGTTAAATTTCATGTGTCTATTCTCTTTTTTGTTTCTCTAATATTGCGATTGATGAGTGTGTGTGCGAGTCTAGTGTTTCAACACAATTAAATaccttaaaatataaattaattggaCACATGCAAATGCATTTCATTTACATGAACTGGTAAATAGTTAAAGACAATGATTTGACAAAATCATTGCTATAAACAACAATAATGAAAACCAAAGAatatgaaaagaagaaaacatATATATGTAATTCTTATTTTCTGAAGCATGTCTGCATCCAGAGTTACAATTTGCTTCAAAGGTACATAAGAATACAATAAAAACCAAATAAAATGACTCAACTACTAAGCCTGCATCCATTAGAACCAAGTAAATCTTTGTAAAGTTTAAACCTGTCTAGTGGCCCAACAACAAACCAATAAGAAAAGTAAGCAATCAGAAGAACAAAGCTTTAGGAGAGGAGTGAGGCTAGTGTGGCTTAAAGCTTTGAGCATCATGTCTTAATCAAAGACATGGAACACAGGAACATCAAAATTGCATATTATATGGCAAAGCTAATGAAAATGTTGAAGAATTCCGCATTATCGCAACTAATCTGCTACAGGAAATACTCTTAAATAACTAATGCTAAAGGGATAAAATTTGGCAGTGTTCAGTTCTCAGGCtaatcaaacaaacaaatataTCCTAAATATGAATAAAACATAATCACACGATTTCAGGATATGGGTATCCAATAATTCGCTCACAGCACacaggaaaataaaaaaagatcaGATATTGACCCCTTAAAACAAAAGGGTCCTTGTAATTTCCACTCAAACTCTTGCAGAAAGAAATCGCTCAATCGAGGGCCAAAGTCGGTACCTTAAAAGAAAGCAATTGCTTCCTAGGCGTGTGAGTGAAGCGAGAAGCACCACCAGCAGAAGAATACACTAAAGGGTAAATCCTCTTATCTGAATTTTTAGTATTCTGACTTGGGGGAAGAGCCGGTTGGAGAGAATTCAAGGAAGTAagcaaagaagaagagaaacaaAGTGAATGAAAAGATGGTATTCGAAAAACATCAGCCATTTAGAGATTGATTAAGAGAAAGGGGGCAACTAAGATTTCTGAAATTGCAGAAGAGATTGAATTACATGGGCTGAAAAGCAAAGAAGAAAGCCATAGAAGGAGGGAGAGGAAATGAAGTCAGGAGGAGTCCTACTCGTTTTGGATGCGTGATCAAGAGAAGTGTCTGGCGGCCGCCTCTTCCTCACTTCCTCAGTGTTTGTGTGAACCAGAACGTGTGAAGAAGATAGTTGCACGTTTATATTGGTCTCTCGCGGAAGAGTGAAATTCAGCGGCAGCTGTAGTTTCTTCTTTTTCTAACGGTTGCCCAGTTACCCACCCAAATTTGGGCTCTGTTTGGCTTCGGCTTGAATGGgattttatgtgttttaattttgttaacagatagatttactatttagtatacgtgtattgccattattattattaagttagttttaaaatatctttatattattattattattaaatcaattctaaaatctctttattttttatgtctgttaaaagaaataatcatttcatttaattttatttatttttatcactaaaaatactcctcttctcttttttccttttcgattctttttattcaattctttttaaaaaattttttttttattttttttcttcttttattgataaaaaaaataaaaaaatacacttctacaaatttattaataaagagATGAAATATCTCATTCATCAAAGTATAAAATGTGATTGATGTATTTATGAGATCAAATGACATAATAAAAAATGCAAATAATTCATATCTCGATTGGTCTTTAGTTTATTTTCTCGGCAATTCTCCCTTGATAATATCAAGATCTCAAATTCAGCTTTGAAAACTATTCAACTTTGCTCAATTAATCAAATAGATCAACAATTGAGagaataaattttgaaaatacagGATTGACTTGTTAACTATGATATTCATAGATAGAATTTATTAAGGgcaaaattagattttttattcatttttcatctatttttaattaaaaaaatgatcaAATTACTATTTGGCTTATAGAAAAAAGATAAGgtcatttaataaatttttaaaaatatagaaactaaCTTACTAATAATGGTAATGCTCagagattaaatattaaatctgtctctttaatattacatacatATAAAGAAAGGAGAGAGGCCTCTCGTTTTTTGTTAGGATagagttttttattttgttgtcaTGTGAGAAAAATATTAAGTtagattaaaaattttgatatttatattattttatattttaattaaattagccTTTAACTCTTTGACATTTTTTATGTGtaaaaactatatatttatttttataatatggaGAGATTATATAATATAGGAgaatgaatttatatatatatataaatgtatagGTGAATGGCATGAATCGTGATTGTGTCTACTTTGGTGATGTTCTGTTGAAGAATCCCTTCATTGCAAAATGATGGGATTCCAAATAATCCTGCGATCTGGGCTATATGgcttaaattttagatatattGAGTTTGAGAGTGCGTGTAACTAATGTTATGTGTTTGTTTCAACATCAATACTCAAATAAGTTTGCGTTGGAAGAAAGAAATCAACAGAGCAGTCACCTAGAATCTATTATACAAGAGAAATCCTATGTGCTGAAGTGTAAAGACACTTGACTCCAACCTACTCAATCACCTGATACTAACATTGGCAGAACAGTGCAAAGAAATAGCATAAACAGTTTGCTAGAAACGAAAACTCACTGAACTTGGGAGCTGAACTTGGTTTCTGCCATTTTTGTTTTGGCTTGCAAAAGTTATTAGTACAACAAGCACTGAAATTCTAAGAATTAAGCCTCTTGCCAAAAGCCATCTCATTTGAAAATAAAGCATATCCTTGTCCTAATTATGCATACACTTATCTGCAATATAAAAACAGTAAAGCTGACAATCCCTGAAAATGGGAAGTAATCAATTAATAGCTTATAATTCTGGCTaatcaaaacccttaacatttcaataattttacagAAAAATACTTACCTAGACCAGGTCCACATTGGACCCATAGTGTAAATATATAATGGGGTCCACATAAAACCTCATTTACCTACAGATCCATGTGTACCCGGTCTAGGTTCCACCCATGTAGCAGTTCATAACAGATGAACTGTCTGAACAAAGGGATGTGACAGTTGAGAAGATGAGACAACTCAAGGAGCTGGTTAGGACATATTTACTTAGGAGAAGGCAAAAGAATAGAACTTGTAAATGATAGAGACCCATTGTTAGGAGCACCCTGTATCTTGAGAATTGAAGTAACCAAGTTATATATCTGAACATTCTCAAAAGATGGCACCTTTCTTCCTCTAGCAAAATCTGGACCATGACCAATGAAGATAGTTCTCATGGAGAAAACTTCATTGTCATAACCATGTGATCCTCCACATTCTTGATGTTTTGTTCTCTTCTGTTCTACCTTAAAACCCTCTTCAATCAGCCCTATGATTGGTGGAATTCTATCACTTGCTGAATAATGAAGCCTACTAGGCAGCTCCTCTTTAAGATACACTTTCAAATGCTTCCCATTAGGAACTCTTCCTGATGTCAATCCTTCATTCATCTTCACAACAATGCTCCACGGTGACACGCCCGGTGGGGGACGAATGGCGAGCACCGGAGAATAGGACTGCACCCATTCAGCTGGAATATTGATCCAAGAAGCCAAATCATCTAGAAATATCAACTTCTTATCACATGTACCAACCATGCCATGATCACCCACCATAATAATATCAACATCCTCAAAAACTCCTCTCTTTTCTAGCCCATTAATCAACCTCCCAATCATTCTATCAATTCCAGCAACAGCTTCAGTTATCTCTGGATCATCAGGGCCAACTTTGTGGCCCTGATGATCAGGATCTTCAAAATACAGGGTCATGAAAACAGGAATTTCATCGCTAGGCAAATCaaaaaagctcaaaatcttATCAACCCGTTGCTCAAACGGGACAGAACTATTATAGAACATACAGAACTCTTCAGGGCAATTCCAAGAACCCTTATGCACCTCAGCCCCAGGCCAAAATTGGGTAGCTGCCCTTAACCCATGATTGGCCACCGTATCCCAGAGTGGCTCACCAAGCCACCATTTGGGCTCGTGGCTGCTCATAGTAAAGAATTCCCCAGTGAGTGGATCGATAAAATGGTTGTTGACAATGCCATGATAAGCAGGATAAAGCCCAGTAACAATAGAGTAATGGTTAGGGAAAGTTAGAGTAGGAAATACCGGAATCAAACCCGTTTCAGCCTCAGTTCCGTTGGCGATCAAACGGTGAATATTTGGCGTTGGAGTCTTGAATTGATACCCGAACCGGAACCCATCAGAAGAAACCAAGAGGACTACAGGGTGATTGAGCTTGGTCAACGGACGAGATGTTTCTTCCGGAGGAGACGATTTCTGGTCCGACGCAGTCgttgaagaagagaagaagaggaaagcgAAGGCGGAGGCAGCAGAGAGAGCAATGCAAGTGATGAGGATCAAGGAGATGAagatggtggtggtggtgcgtTTCTGAGGAGGATTGGATGTATCAGAGGAATCAGTGTcgaaagagagaagagaagtGGAGGGGTTCTGTGAGTCTTCTCCTTGAGTTGGTATCTGTGTAGGCTTTGTGAAATTCAAAGCCGAAACAGAACCCATGATTCAAAAAACTAAAACTTGAAAATTGTGCAGAAAAAGATGTTATCTTTCTTTCTGTTTCTCAGATTCAAAGGGGAATCGGGAGTTGAGAAGACAAAACTTGACTTGAAAGATAGCGAATTGAACGAGAAATGGAGTGAGATGAAAGGGTTGCGGACGTTGCAAGAGAGATGTTAAAAGGTGGCTATCAGCTTACCATCGACGAGTCAATGGCTTGTTCAAATGAAATTGGTAGAGCGATTAATTAAGAACTTTACAGAAAAATAGAAGgactattaaataaaaaaaggttAAACCTTTACAGCTTTacacatttatattttaatttttaattttaaataataaaattaatttttttaaatatttttcttaatattaattatttattttaatcaattttaataacaaaaattcTAATTCACATGGCAttatacaaaattatttttttaaaaaaaatcattgaataaaaaatttaaatatttatattaattcatatttatatctaaaattttaaattttatataataaaattaaatcttttttatttatcataattataattaaaaggattataattaaaaagattaaattaaatataaaaaattaatgataattataatataatttctaaaattttatattaataaatatatgtcttttaatttaaattttatattaaaaataatttactttatatttatcatatataatatcaaataaatattcattataaataaattttcactataaaaaatattatatattaaaatatttcattgaaattttatattcaaattatatacatatttttagtatctaaaaaataatatattgtacattaataatattaaatatacataaattatccattttataatttttataaaaatttaaatatgataattacatttcttataaattattttatatatttaatatttttatttaatatgatgtatattaatttattagttgatccataaaaaattatatttcatatcaataatattaaataaaataaaatattatatatttcatattataatttttttatattttaaatttttattaaacaataatatgtgtgtaaaaatgaaaataaaaagtaaataatagaattaaaaaaaagaatattgttgaaataaaaatatatattttaagtactattttattagtcaaataaaattttagggactatattataatttttttaataatttttcatatttaatttattttttttattataattgaaaaaaaattaattttgttatctaaaatttaaaattttagatataaatatgaatacattttgaattttttttatttaataagccttttaaataataattttatgtatctggattaaaaatcttttaattaaaattgattaataataattaaaattaaaataaatatgaaaaagttATCTTTATCATCTAAGATTTTAagattataatataaatgtaaaaagcggtaaatatttatatttttttatttaataaatcaaaataGAATAGGTATAGtcaacttttttttaatttattgtaattataattaaataattaaattaaatttatataaattaactgtaaattataatataatttttaaaatttatttagataataaaataatttttaatatatatttttattacaataatactatttttcattaattttattatttattttctattttacttttatataatatcataaatattaataaaaggcttaaaatatatataaaaaattcataatttaaaatatatagtattttattttatttaaaatattaaaataaaaaatgaaatttttttaaatataaaaaatattcacata
The genomic region above belongs to Manihot esculenta cultivar AM560-2 chromosome 3, M.esculenta_v8, whole genome shotgun sequence and contains:
- the LOC110610571 gene encoding uncharacterized protein At4g29660; protein product: MASYLWRKYSDYVYTKWERTILWDMMEPYKKPKSFTPLVTIYIAAFYTGVIGSAITEQLYKEKYWEDHPGEAVPLMKPKFYSGPWKVLRGETLPPNQ
- the LOC110610468 gene encoding thioredoxin-like 2, chloroplastic, encoding MADVFRIPSFHSLCFSSSLLTSLNSLQPALPPSQNTKNSDKRIYPLVYSSAGGASRFTHTPRKQLLSFKVHATIAETDQPKWWEKNVGPNMIDIHSTQEFLGALSRAGDRLVIVEFYGTWCASCRALFPKLCRTAEEHPDILFLKVNFDENKPMCKSLNVKVLPYFHFYRGAHGQLESFSCSLAKFQKIKDAIAIHSAAQCSIDPPKGVGELTLESVSTPQDKPAGSA
- the LOC110610877 gene encoding venom phosphodiesterase 2, giving the protein MGSVSALNFTKPTQIPTQGEDSQNPSTSLLSFDTDSSDTSNPPQKRTTTTIFISLILITCIALSAASAFAFLFFSSSTTASDQKSSPPEETSRPLTKLNHPVVLLVSSDGFRFGYQFKTPTPNIHRLIANGTEAETGLIPVFPTLTFPNHYSIVTGLYPAYHGIVNNHFIDPLTGEFFTMSSHEPKWWLGEPLWDTVANHGLRAATQFWPGAEVHKGSWNCPEEFCMFYNSSVPFEQRVDKILSFFDLPSDEIPVFMTLYFEDPDHQGHKVGPDDPEITEAVAGIDRMIGRLINGLEKRGVFEDVDIIMVGDHGMVGTCDKKLIFLDDLASWINIPAEWVQSYSPVLAIRPPPGVSPWSIVVKMNEGLTSGRVPNGKHLKVYLKEELPSRLHYSASDRIPPIIGLIEEGFKVEQKRTKHQECGGSHGYDNEVFSMRTIFIGHGPDFARGRKVPSFENVQIYNLVTSILKIQGAPNNGSLSFTSSILLPSPK